Proteins from one Candidatus Margulisiibacteriota bacterium genomic window:
- a CDS encoding thioredoxin family protein gives MKKYWVVILAVAAVAVIGSLYLALRPSAPPPAVKLAGATPEATAVKAVVLPKVVTLYQKGESESDLAVFVSRELAREWRGRASFRLINVEDEPQLAEFYGVSEIPSVIILTPAGAIQAKHEGYWDKSAILAVLKKLAAN, from the coding sequence ATGAAAAAATATTGGGTCGTTATTCTGGCCGTGGCCGCCGTCGCCGTTATCGGCTCGTTGTACCTGGCCCTGCGGCCTTCCGCCCCGCCGCCGGCCGTCAAGCTTGCCGGCGCCACGCCGGAGGCGACCGCCGTCAAAGCGGTCGTTCTCCCCAAAGTCGTTACCTTGTACCAAAAAGGGGAAAGCGAGTCGGACCTGGCGGTTTTCGTCTCCCGGGAGCTTGCCCGGGAATGGCGCGGCCGCGCGTCGTTCCGCCTGATCAATGTTGAGGACGAGCCGCAGCTGGCGGAATTTTATGGGGTGAGCGAGATCCCCTCGGTTATTATTTTAACGCCCGCCGGCGCGATCCAGGCAAAACACGAAGGCTATTGGGATAAATCGGCGATCCTGGCCGTTCTCAAGAAACTCGCCGCCAACTAG
- a CDS encoding GerMN domain-containing protein, translating into MARKRPKKIPLSLLLASFVFATIILAALYYCSSAPQPKQPTVTIYLTKGDRLAAAERPLAKNDDRLGRAIAALLAGPTAAEKAGGLTTLIPGGTRVLHHRVKDGVAIVDFNRQLEDYGGGSARIEGIIAQIVYTATEVPGVKKVWVRIEGNKEVVLGGEGLVLDKPLGRADLRR; encoded by the coding sequence ATGGCCAGAAAACGCCCGAAAAAAATCCCGCTTAGCCTGCTCCTGGCGTCGTTTGTTTTCGCGACGATCATCCTCGCCGCGCTCTACTACTGTTCCAGCGCGCCCCAGCCCAAACAGCCGACGGTCACGATCTATTTAACCAAAGGAGACCGGCTGGCCGCCGCGGAGCGGCCGCTGGCGAAAAACGACGATCGGCTGGGGCGGGCAATCGCCGCGCTGCTCGCCGGGCCGACCGCAGCGGAAAAAGCCGGCGGGCTGACGACCCTGATCCCCGGCGGGACCAGGGTGCTGCACCACCGGGTCAAGGACGGAGTGGCGATAGTTGATTTTAACCGGCAGCTCGAAGATTACGGCGGCGGGTCGGCCAGGATCGAAGGGATCATCGCCCAGATCGTTTACACGGCGACGGAAGTCCCCGGCGTCAAGAAGGTCTGGGTCCGGATCGAAGGGAACAAAGAGGTCGTCCTCGGCGGGGAAGGGCTCGTCCTGGACAAGCCGCTAGGCCGCGCCGATCTCCGCCGCTAA
- the gcvPA gene encoding aminomethyl-transferring glycine dehydrogenase subunit GcvPA gives MTTDLFAVIPDKVRVKQPLSLPAPLSEPDLLAELARLSEKQPRAERFLGAGSYRHFIPSALKHLVGRAEFSTAYTPYQAEASQGTLQAIYEYQSLICELTGMEVANASMYDGATALAEAAFMACRITGRKEIVVSAAIHPNYLEVLRTYCNAADLKLTALPFDQTTGLTPSPQPLAPGAACFVLQQPNFFGNIENVFGLADKVHAAGALFIVSVDPISLGLLKPPGAYGADIVVGEGQALGNPQSFGGPGLGLFAAKKEFLRQMPGRLAGAAVDSQGRRGYVLTMATREQHIRRERATSNICSNEALCALSACVYLSLLGGGGLRRVAELCLQKSTYLKRLLGAKVLWPETPSFKEFVARSGAPFGYDASALISQTSPLRLLCVTELVKKAALDKLAAEIGAA, from the coding sequence GTGACGACCGATCTCTTTGCCGTTATCCCGGATAAAGTTCGGGTCAAGCAGCCCTTGTCCCTGCCCGCCCCTTTAAGCGAGCCGGACCTGCTGGCCGAGCTTGCCCGCCTGAGCGAAAAACAGCCGCGGGCCGAGCGGTTCCTCGGCGCCGGGTCTTACCGGCATTTTATTCCCAGCGCGCTAAAGCATCTTGTCGGCCGCGCCGAGTTCTCTACCGCCTACACCCCTTACCAGGCCGAGGCTAGCCAGGGGACGCTCCAGGCGATCTATGAATACCAGTCCCTGATCTGCGAGCTGACCGGGATGGAAGTCGCTAACGCCTCGATGTACGACGGGGCGACCGCCCTCGCCGAGGCCGCCTTTATGGCCTGCCGGATAACGGGCCGCAAAGAGATCGTCGTCTCCGCCGCGATCCATCCGAACTACCTGGAGGTTTTACGGACCTATTGTAATGCGGCCGATTTAAAGCTGACGGCCTTGCCCTTTGACCAAACAACAGGGTTAACCCCCAGCCCCCAGCCCCTGGCCCCCGGTGCCGCTTGCTTCGTTTTACAACAGCCAAATTTTTTCGGCAACATTGAAAACGTTTTCGGGCTGGCCGACAAGGTCCACGCCGCCGGCGCCCTCTTTATTGTCAGCGTCGACCCGATCTCGCTCGGCCTCCTCAAGCCGCCCGGCGCTTACGGCGCCGATATCGTGGTCGGCGAAGGGCAGGCGCTCGGCAACCCGCAGAGCTTCGGCGGGCCGGGGCTTGGCTTGTTCGCCGCTAAAAAAGAGTTCTTACGTCAGATGCCGGGCCGCTTGGCCGGCGCGGCCGTTGACAGCCAGGGTCGCCGCGGCTACGTTTTGACCATGGCGACTCGCGAACAGCACATTCGCCGCGAGCGCGCGACCTCCAACATCTGCAGCAATGAGGCGCTCTGCGCCCTCTCCGCCTGCGTCTATCTCTCGCTGCTGGGCGGCGGCGGGCTGCGCCGGGTCGCCGAGCTCTGCCTGCAAAAATCCACTTACCTGAAAAGGTTGTTGGGGGCTAAAGTGTTGTGGCCCGAGACGCCGAGCTTCAAGGAGTTCGTGGCCCGGTCCGGCGCCCCTTTCGGCTACGACGCCTCCGCCCTTATTTCCCAAACTTCTCCCTTGCGCTTGCTGTGCGTGACCGAACTGGTAAAAAAAGCGGCGCTGGATAAATTAGCGGCGGAGATCGGCGCGGCCTAG
- the gcvH gene encoding glycine cleavage system protein GcvH, which produces MGNYPADLKYSKEHEWVRVAGNVATIGISDYAQDSLGDVVYVEIPALGKEFQAMQEFGVVESVKSVSTLYSPVSGKVVARNEGLNDHPEKVNSSPYDEGWIMKLEMSAPADLNALLPAADYQKLIQK; this is translated from the coding sequence ATGGGAAATTATCCGGCTGACCTCAAATACAGCAAGGAGCATGAATGGGTCCGGGTGGCGGGGAACGTCGCGACCATCGGGATCTCCGATTACGCCCAGGATTCTCTCGGCGACGTCGTTTATGTCGAGATCCCGGCGCTTGGCAAGGAGTTCCAGGCCATGCAGGAGTTCGGTGTCGTCGAATCGGTCAAGTCGGTCTCCACTCTCTACTCTCCCGTTTCCGGCAAGGTCGTGGCGCGCAACGAAGGGCTGAACGATCATCCGGAAAAGGTCAACTCCTCTCCTTACGACGAAGGGTGGATCATGAAGCTGGAAATGTCCGCGCCGGCCGACCTGAACGCGCTGCTTCCCGCCGCTGATTACCAGAAACTGATCCAGAAGTGA
- the gcvT gene encoding glycine cleavage system aminomethyltransferase GcvT: MLNRTPLYEKHLALGAKMVPFAGWEMPVQYPAGIIAEHLAVRSTAGLFDIGHMGLVKVEGDQALPLLQRAMTNDASRLAENQCQYTVLCNEAGGTIDDLFLYRLPMLYLIVANAVNADRVLARLKELSGNKHVAFYDNYCMLSVQGPQAVAVASKALAIPLAGLKHNRSLWWRDIILSRSGYTGEDGIELIAHKQEVPGLWDKFIKAGVQPCGLGARDTLRLEAGLPLYGHEYDEETSPLDAGYAWAVKFDKGDFIGKQALLKGPKKKLVGIEMAGRTIPRQGYPVLAAQGARQVGVVTSGTFSPTLKKPVALAYLTSDETAVLVDIRGQMAPGRVVDKAFYKRVQ, from the coding sequence ATGCTCAACCGCACCCCTCTTTACGAAAAGCATCTCGCTCTCGGCGCCAAAATGGTCCCTTTTGCCGGCTGGGAAATGCCGGTCCAGTACCCGGCCGGGATCATCGCCGAGCACCTCGCCGTCCGGTCGACCGCCGGCCTTTTTGACATCGGCCACATGGGGCTGGTCAAGGTTGAAGGGGACCAAGCCTTGCCGCTGCTCCAGCGGGCCATGACCAACGACGCCTCCCGCCTGGCGGAGAACCAATGCCAGTACACCGTCCTCTGCAACGAGGCCGGAGGGACGATCGACGATCTCTTCCTCTACCGCCTGCCGATGCTTTACCTGATCGTTGCCAACGCCGTTAACGCGGACCGGGTCCTGGCCCGGCTGAAAGAGCTTTCCGGCAACAAGCACGTTGCCTTTTACGACAATTACTGCATGCTTTCGGTCCAGGGCCCGCAGGCCGTTGCCGTGGCGAGCAAGGCCTTGGCTATTCCGCTCGCCGGCCTCAAACATAACCGTTCGCTCTGGTGGCGAGACATCATTCTGTCCCGGAGCGGCTACACCGGCGAGGACGGGATCGAACTGATCGCGCACAAGCAAGAAGTTCCCGGGCTCTGGGACAAGTTCATTAAGGCCGGGGTCCAGCCTTGCGGGCTGGGGGCGCGGGACACGCTGCGGCTCGAAGCCGGGCTACCCTTGTACGGCCACGAGTATGACGAAGAAACCTCTCCGCTCGACGCCGGTTACGCCTGGGCGGTCAAGTTCGACAAGGGAGATTTTATCGGCAAACAAGCCTTGTTAAAAGGCCCCAAAAAGAAGCTGGTCGGTATTGAAATGGCCGGCCGCACCATCCCCAGGCAAGGATACCCGGTCCTCGCGGCCCAGGGCGCGCGCCAGGTCGGCGTAGTGACCAGCGGCACCTTTTCGCCGACGCTGAAAAAGCCGGTCGCCCTCGCCTATTTAACGTCGGACGAAACGGCGGTTCTCGTCGATATCCGGGGGCAGATGGCGCCGGGGCGCGTCGTTGACAAAGCGTTCTATAAAAGAGTACAATAG
- the hisC gene encoding histidinol-phosphate transaminase encodes MGDIPIRKEVEAIKDYIPGKTPKEPGVVKLASNENPFGPSPKAVKAIGEEAGRLQIYPDQKSTLLREALGKKLDISPDCIICGNGSDDIMQVLASTYIEPGDEVIVSKNTFSLYELVTRLFGGKLVLVDIKNEALDLAAIAGAVTAKTKVVFLTNPNNPTGTIFTAAEFAAFKKKVPDNILIVIDEAYAEFVESKDFPNSIDYVKEGRNVVVLRTFSKFFGLAGLRVGYGVARKELVAPMFRTKMPFNVNRLAQAGAAAALDDDDFMAKTLQNNGAGKDYLYAELDKLGIKHQKTEANFIFLYTQKPADEMFLELMRRGVIIRPLTSFGFPNAIRVSIGTREQNEKFVAALKQAL; translated from the coding sequence ATGGGCGATATCCCGATCAGAAAAGAAGTCGAGGCGATCAAGGATTATATCCCGGGGAAGACTCCGAAAGAGCCGGGGGTAGTTAAGCTGGCGTCCAACGAAAATCCCTTTGGCCCCTCGCCAAAAGCGGTTAAGGCCATAGGCGAAGAAGCCGGCAGACTGCAGATCTATCCTGACCAAAAGTCGACCCTTTTGCGCGAAGCGCTGGGGAAAAAGCTTGATATCAGCCCCGATTGCATTATCTGCGGCAATGGATCGGACGACATCATGCAGGTCCTCGCCTCTACATATATAGAGCCCGGCGACGAGGTTATTGTCTCTAAGAACACCTTTAGCCTGTATGAGCTGGTCACGAGGCTCTTCGGCGGCAAGCTGGTCCTGGTCGATATCAAGAACGAAGCGCTCGACCTGGCCGCGATCGCCGGCGCCGTTACGGCCAAAACCAAGGTCGTTTTTCTGACTAACCCGAACAACCCGACCGGGACGATCTTTACCGCGGCGGAGTTTGCCGCTTTCAAGAAAAAGGTCCCCGACAACATCCTGATCGTAATTGACGAGGCTTACGCCGAGTTCGTCGAAAGCAAGGATTTCCCGAATAGCATCGACTATGTCAAAGAGGGGCGCAATGTGGTGGTGCTGCGGACTTTTTCCAAGTTCTTTGGTTTAGCCGGCCTGCGCGTTGGTTATGGCGTTGCCCGAAAAGAGCTCGTTGCTCCGATGTTCCGGACCAAGATGCCGTTCAACGTTAACCGCCTGGCCCAGGCCGGCGCGGCGGCGGCCCTCGACGACGATGATTTTATGGCCAAGACGCTCCAGAACAATGGCGCGGGCAAGGATTATCTTTACGCGGAGCTGGACAAGCTGGGCATTAAGCACCAGAAGACGGAGGCCAACTTTATTTTCCTCTACACCCAAAAACCGGCCGATGAAATGTTCCTGGAGCTGATGCGGCGGGGGGTAATTATCCGGCCGTTGACTTCTTTCGGTTTCCCCAACGCGATCCGGGTCTCGATCGGCACGCGGGAACAGAACGAAAAGTTCGTCGCGGCGCTCAAGCAAGCCCTCTGA
- a CDS encoding glycosyltransferase: MKIAFFADSYKPYLSGVTNSAEILVNELRSLGHKVYVLAPRYPGHVDTDPDIIRFPSFSGGYPKFRLAIPIVRQIPEVDIIHSHSPFQAGLLARFVARRRKVPFVYSFHTLFTRYVHYARFVPKTLAKMGIVAYLQAFCRGADQIITPSDMARRVLRAWKIAKPIAVVPSGVELYKYPADFAAARKKLRHKYGIGEHEKVLLYAGRVSKEKNLPFILKAFERLAARDTRLVIVGGGPLKLPHHKRIVATGEISYPEILSYYLMGDIFVFSSTTETQGMVLAEAKAAGLPVVALFAGGLVDTVRSGVDGYLVRRDLNAYVEHLTRLLEDDALRRKMAQAARSDAQERFASFVVAKRIESIYNSLI, translated from the coding sequence GTGAAGATCGCCTTTTTCGCCGACTCCTACAAACCGTACCTCTCCGGGGTGACCAATTCGGCCGAGATCCTGGTCAATGAGCTCCGCTCGCTCGGCCATAAGGTTTATGTGCTTGCCCCGCGCTATCCCGGCCACGTCGATACCGACCCGGACATTATCCGCTTCCCCTCGTTCTCCGGCGGTTACCCGAAGTTCCGCCTGGCGATTCCGATCGTCCGGCAGATCCCCGAGGTCGACATTATTCACAGCCACTCCCCTTTTCAGGCCGGGTTATTGGCACGCTTCGTCGCCCGGCGGAGAAAGGTCCCGTTCGTTTACTCGTTCCACACGCTCTTCACCCGTTACGTCCATTACGCCCGTTTTGTGCCAAAAACCCTGGCCAAAATGGGGATCGTCGCCTATTTACAAGCGTTTTGCCGCGGAGCCGACCAGATAATTACTCCGTCGGACATGGCCAGGCGGGTGTTAAGGGCGTGGAAAATTGCTAAGCCGATCGCCGTTGTTCCTTCCGGCGTTGAGCTGTATAAATATCCCGCCGACTTCGCGGCCGCGAGGAAAAAGCTTCGCCATAAATACGGCATCGGCGAACACGAGAAAGTCTTGCTCTACGCCGGCCGCGTTTCGAAAGAGAAGAACCTCCCTTTTATTCTAAAGGCATTCGAGCGACTCGCGGCTCGCGACACGCGACTCGTGATCGTCGGCGGCGGCCCGCTCAAGCTTCCTCATCATAAAAGGATCGTCGCGACCGGCGAGATATCCTATCCGGAGATCTTAAGCTATTACCTAATGGGGGATATCTTCGTCTTTTCGTCAACGACCGAAACGCAGGGGATGGTCCTGGCGGAAGCCAAGGCGGCAGGGCTCCCGGTCGTTGCCTTGTTCGCCGGCGGATTAGTTGATACTGTCCGCTCTGGGGTCGACGGCTACCTGGTCCGACGCGACCTCAACGCTTATGTTGAGCATTTAACGCGCCTGCTCGAGGACGACGCTTTGCGCCGCAAAATGGCCCAGGCCGCCCGGTCCGACGCGCAGGAGCGTTTTGCCTCATTTGTTGTTGCAAAGCGGATCGAATCTATTTATAATTCCCTCATATGA
- the lpxD gene encoding UDP-3-O-(3-hydroxymyristoyl)glucosamine N-acyltransferase — protein sequence MKLKKLVEIAAGALVGDGNLEIGGVSPIEEAGAGDLVFVLEDKNLAPALSSKAAALVAPAAAQISGKSAILVKNPRLALAQILPHFAPKPKAKPGIHQTAVIAPGAKIGKRVAIHPFVCIGEDVEIGDDSVIYPSVTIYDRVKIGKRVVIHAGARIGVDGYGFVWHDGKYAKIPQVGTVVIEDDVELYANVCVARGTLGATRIGAGTKIDSLTHVAHNCDIGRHCAVTALVGFAGSVTFKDHVSVGGMAGFNGHITVGENSVIMAKAGVTKDIPANSVVSGFPAVPHRKDLEQQAALRRLPEVLKTLKPKQ from the coding sequence GTGAAGCTAAAAAAACTGGTTGAGATCGCCGCCGGCGCGTTGGTCGGCGACGGAAATCTGGAGATCGGGGGCGTTTCCCCCATCGAAGAGGCCGGGGCCGGGGATTTGGTCTTCGTACTCGAGGACAAGAACCTGGCTCCGGCTTTGTCCTCGAAAGCGGCGGCGCTCGTCGCCCCGGCCGCCGCGCAGATTTCGGGGAAGTCCGCCATTCTGGTGAAAAATCCGCGCCTGGCCCTGGCGCAGATCCTCCCTCATTTCGCGCCAAAACCAAAGGCGAAGCCCGGCATCCACCAGACCGCCGTCATCGCCCCCGGCGCCAAGATCGGCAAGCGGGTGGCCATTCACCCCTTCGTCTGTATCGGCGAAGACGTCGAGATCGGCGACGACTCGGTAATTTATCCCTCCGTCACCATTTACGACCGGGTCAAGATCGGCAAGCGGGTCGTGATCCACGCCGGCGCCCGGATCGGGGTCGACGGGTACGGCTTTGTCTGGCACGACGGCAAATACGCGAAGATCCCGCAGGTCGGCACGGTCGTTATCGAAGACGATGTCGAGCTCTACGCCAACGTCTGCGTCGCCCGCGGCACGCTCGGCGCCACCCGGATCGGCGCCGGCACCAAGATCGACAGCCTGACCCACGTCGCCCACAACTGCGACATCGGCCGGCATTGCGCCGTCACCGCCCTGGTCGGGTTTGCCGGTTCGGTCACGTTCAAGGACCACGTCTCGGTCGGCGGCATGGCCGGATTCAACGGGCACATTACCGTCGGGGAGAACTCCGTCATCATGGCCAAGGCCGGCGTGACCAAAGATATCCCCGCCAACTCGGTCGTTTCCGGCTTCCCGGCTGTCCCCCACCGGAAAGACCTGGAACAGCAGGCCGCGCTCCGCCGCCTGCCCGAAGTGCTCAAAACGCTGAAACCAAAACAGTGA
- a CDS encoding OmpH family outer membrane protein yields the protein MRKLLVALLAIAFIAGVSQAANFNSIGFIDVQKVFKEYKETSKAQSELGKQEESFKKEFEDSQKKLEKAEKDGKKPEELEKMKKELETSLAPKRETLLRLNAQLTGKLQQEILQAVQKVGKKVGIEMVLDKQVVITGGMDLTEMVITELNK from the coding sequence ATGAGAAAGTTATTAGTCGCATTGTTAGCGATCGCCTTTATCGCCGGTGTTTCGCAAGCCGCCAATTTCAACTCTATCGGCTTTATCGACGTCCAGAAGGTTTTCAAGGAATACAAGGAAACTTCCAAGGCCCAGAGTGAACTGGGCAAGCAGGAAGAAAGCTTCAAAAAGGAATTTGAAGACAGCCAGAAAAAGCTGGAAAAGGCCGAAAAGGACGGGAAAAAACCGGAAGAGCTCGAGAAGATGAAGAAAGAGCTCGAGACAAGCCTCGCGCCCAAGCGGGAAACCTTGCTCCGGCTTAACGCCCAGTTGACCGGCAAGCTCCAGCAGGAGATCTTGCAAGCCGTCCAGAAGGTCGGTAAAAAGGTCGGGATCGAAATGGTCCTCGACAAGCAAGTCGTCATCACCGGCGGGATGGACCTGACCGAGATGGTGATCACCGAGCTCAATAAGTAA
- the mnmG gene encoding tRNA uridine-5-carboxymethylaminomethyl(34) synthesis enzyme MnmG, with protein sequence MKKIRDYIYPKHYDVIVIGAGHAGIEAALAAARLGCRTLLLTMNIDTVAFMSCNPAMGGPAKSTLVREVDALGGQIGISTDLTFLQMKMLNTNKGPAVWALRAQSDRKDYHVTMKEILESEPNLDLKQGEVVELLAARDPRHVTGVRTSLEVVYHGKTVVVTTGTFLNGIIHVGMKHQEAGRMGEFPAKGLSASLKKLGLKLGRLKTGTPARLNKRTIDFSKMTPQPGDEPPKMFSFAWEYQQYGLTGLPDNPVIGLPQVACHLTWTNEKTHRIIRKNLDRSPLFQGKIKGTGPRYCPSIEDKVVRFPEKNKQQCFIEPTGRRTNEMYAQGMSTSLPEDVQVAFLRTMPGLEKVELIRPGYAVEYDYVLPSQLQYALETKKIGGLFCAGQINGTSGYEEAAAQGLVAGLNAALQVKKKAPLILRRDDSYIGTLIDDLITKEILEPYRMLTSRSEYRLLLRQDNADLRLTEKGYKAGLVGKARHRAFRRKKAAVEKGARISPEAAEQIDITAKYAGYITRQIEEVGKFKRLEGRRIPSGVDYHRLRGLSREAQHKLTALRPASVGQASRIAGVSPADISVLLVHLAASGRKKTAVLE encoded by the coding sequence ATGAAAAAGATCAGGGATTATATCTACCCCAAACACTATGATGTCATCGTCATCGGCGCCGGGCATGCCGGGATTGAGGCGGCTTTGGCGGCGGCGCGGCTGGGCTGTCGGACGTTATTGTTGACGATGAACATCGACACCGTCGCTTTTATGTCGTGCAATCCGGCGATGGGCGGGCCTGCCAAGTCAACGCTGGTCCGCGAAGTCGACGCTCTCGGTGGCCAGATCGGTATTTCGACCGACCTGACTTTCCTCCAGATGAAAATGCTCAACACCAACAAAGGGCCGGCTGTGTGGGCGCTCCGCGCCCAGTCGGACCGCAAGGACTACCACGTGACGATGAAGGAAATCCTTGAGTCCGAGCCGAACCTCGACCTGAAGCAAGGCGAAGTTGTTGAGCTGCTCGCGGCCCGCGACCCGCGACACGTGACCGGCGTCAGGACAAGCCTGGAGGTCGTTTACCACGGCAAAACCGTCGTCGTCACGACCGGCACGTTCCTCAACGGCATAATCCACGTCGGGATGAAACACCAGGAAGCCGGGCGGATGGGCGAGTTCCCGGCTAAGGGGCTTTCCGCTTCGCTCAAGAAGCTCGGTTTAAAGCTTGGCCGGCTGAAGACCGGGACGCCGGCGCGGTTGAATAAAAGGACGATCGACTTCTCGAAAATGACGCCGCAACCGGGCGACGAACCGCCGAAAATGTTTTCTTTCGCCTGGGAATATCAACAATACGGCCTGACCGGCCTGCCGGACAATCCGGTCATTGGGCTGCCCCAGGTCGCCTGTCACTTGACCTGGACGAACGAAAAAACCCACCGGATCATCCGGAAGAACCTCGACCGCTCGCCGCTTTTCCAGGGGAAGATCAAGGGGACCGGCCCGCGCTACTGCCCCTCGATCGAGGACAAGGTCGTCCGTTTCCCGGAAAAGAACAAACAGCAGTGCTTCATCGAGCCCACCGGCCGGCGCACCAACGAGATGTACGCCCAGGGGATGTCGACTTCGCTCCCCGAAGACGTTCAGGTCGCTTTTTTGCGGACGATGCCTGGGCTGGAAAAAGTCGAGTTGATCCGCCCCGGGTACGCCGTCGAATACGACTACGTCCTTCCCTCCCAGCTCCAGTACGCTTTGGAAACAAAAAAGATCGGCGGGCTTTTTTGCGCCGGGCAGATCAACGGGACCTCCGGCTACGAAGAGGCGGCCGCCCAGGGGCTTGTCGCCGGGCTCAACGCCGCCCTCCAGGTCAAAAAGAAAGCCCCGCTGATCTTGCGCCGGGACGACAGCTACATCGGCACGCTGATCGACGACCTGATCACCAAGGAGATCCTGGAGCCGTACCGGATGCTGACCTCCCGTTCGGAATACCGCCTCCTGCTCCGGCAGGATAACGCCGACCTCCGGCTGACTGAAAAAGGGTATAAGGCCGGGCTGGTCGGCAAGGCCAGGCATCGGGCGTTCAGGCGGAAAAAGGCCGCGGTCGAGAAAGGCGCCCGGATCTCGCCGGAAGCCGCCGAGCAGATCGACATTACCGCCAAATATGCCGGTTACATTACCAGGCAGATCGAGGAAGTCGGGAAATTCAAGCGGCTCGAGGGGCGCCGGATCCCGTCAGGCGTCGATTATCATCGCCTCCGGGGCCTTTCCCGCGAGGCGCAGCACAAGCTCACGGCCTTGCGGCCGGCCTCGGTCGGCCAGGCCTCCCGGATCGCCGGCGTCTCCCCGGCCGATATTTCCGTCCTGCTCGTCCACCTGGCGGCGTCTGGACGAAAAAAAACCGCCGTGTTAGAATAG
- a CDS encoding histidine kinase N-terminal 7TM domain-containing protein produces MAMFFPYFELAASLFILLLAFQIWTRHYENKLARFYGLFAIMAFLAAILTYSLRIAFTLEIAADINRLSGSLWAFVFAMYAHFALLFTKKRRFLENPFSYVLLYLPPAIISFLFLFTNQMYLRHEIWNIGIISAPAPLYFLFTLETFAYCLWGIVVLFNYARHTPQKTERLQAILIMLGSIVAVGIGVLNDMLVPGLLGARLTAPTVVFDIAIMNLFIFIAMRRYALFSISAALAADTIIETMPDSLIVTDLLGRIIFINEEAQQFFHVCCEDVAGHRIINLFKHKDDFYKLYQEVAQKKVLVERYEAELVDNLGERIPALINARLLREKVVGETIGIVFVIRDIRG; encoded by the coding sequence ATGGCAATGTTTTTCCCGTACTTCGAATTGGCCGCGTCGCTCTTTATTTTGCTCCTCGCTTTCCAGATCTGGACGCGGCATTACGAGAATAAATTGGCCCGGTTTTACGGGCTTTTCGCCATTATGGCCTTTCTGGCGGCCATCCTGACCTACTCGCTCCGCATCGCCTTTACGCTGGAGATCGCCGCCGACATTAACCGGCTGAGCGGCTCCCTCTGGGCCTTTGTCTTCGCCATGTACGCCCATTTCGCCCTGCTCTTCACCAAAAAGCGCCGGTTCCTGGAAAACCCGTTCAGTTACGTCCTCCTGTACCTGCCGCCGGCGATCATCAGCTTCCTCTTCCTGTTCACCAACCAGATGTACCTGCGGCACGAGATCTGGAACATCGGCATTATCAGCGCCCCGGCGCCGCTCTATTTCCTGTTCACCCTGGAGACCTTCGCCTATTGCCTCTGGGGGATCGTCGTCCTCTTCAATTATGCCCGCCATACGCCGCAGAAGACCGAGCGGCTCCAGGCGATCCTCATCATGCTCGGCTCGATCGTGGCGGTCGGCATCGGCGTACTGAACGACATGCTGGTTCCCGGCCTGCTCGGCGCCCGGCTCACCGCGCCGACGGTGGTCTTCGATATCGCCATCATGAACCTGTTCATTTTTATCGCCATGCGGCGTTACGCCCTCTTTTCCATCTCCGCCGCGCTGGCCGCCGATACGATCATCGAAACGATGCCCGATTCCCTGATCGTGACCGACCTGCTCGGCCGGATCATCTTTATCAACGAAGAAGCCCAGCAGTTCTTTCATGTCTGCTGCGAAGACGTCGCCGGCCACCGGATCATCAATCTGTTCAAGCATAAGGACGATTTCTACAAGCTCTACCAGGAAGTGGCGCAGAAAAAGGTCCTGGTGGAGCGGTACGAGGCCGAGCTGGTCGATAATCTGGGCGAGCGGATCCCCGCGCTGATCAACGCGCGCCTCCTGCGCGAAAAAGTGGTCGGCGAAACGATCGGCATCGTCTTCGTTATCCGGGACATCAGAGGTTAA